A part of Cryptococcus gattii WM276 chromosome G, complete sequence genomic DNA contains:
- a CDS encoding uncharacterized protein (Similar to TIGR gene model, INSD accession AAW44432.1), with amino-acid sequence MSFDAVVIGSGVIGLSIARELDNRGLKVAIVARDLAEDSLSVGFASPWAGCNWYSFAEGGTPAAEWDAITFGELAKLAEDHPDLCEKIPFCSVWDLPKSDAESEPWFKDLVFDYKKLKSTSGQHLAGGKKFGYSFKSYVLHAPNYISHLSSEIRARGIPIHRYRLSSIDEAYNLPGIGKVSLVVNASGLGAKTLIGVEDEKVYSGRGQTVLVRAPGFKACIMHTEGFYADLDESGREITPPPPAYIIPRPGPEGHVVLGGVYQKDNWSTLPDLKEAERILKDCYNLAPALAGPNGKSWKDIEIISHNVGLRPAREGEPRLEIEEREVGAGANRGNGYEVAPKFGCEGERRKVAVVHAYGIGSAGFQASLGMAEKASDLVEKYLSGRRTSAKL; translated from the exons ATGTCCTTTGACGCAGTAGTTATTGGCTCCGGGG TCATTGGCCTCTCCATCGCCAGAGAACTGGACAATCGTGGATTAAAGGTTGCCATTGTAGCTCGTGACCTCGCTGAAGACAGCCTCAGCGTAGGCTTTGCCAGTCCTTGGGCTGGGTGCAACTGGTATTCTTTTGCAGAAGGTGGTACCCCCGCTGCCGAATGGGACGCAATCACTTTCGGCGAGCTTGCCAAACTGGCCGAGGACCATCCCGACCTTTGTGAAAAAATTCCCTTCTGCTCTGTATGGGATCTTCCCAAGAGTGATGCTGAGAGTGAGCCTTGGTTTAAAGATCTGGTGTTTGAT TACAAAAAGCTCAAATCGACTTCCGGCCAGCATCTGGCAGGCGGCAAGAAGTTTGGCTACTCCTTCAAGTCTTACGTCCTTCACGCTCCGAATTACATCAGTCATCTCAGTTCAGAGATCCGTGCGCGAGGCATCCCCATCCATCGCTACCGTCTCTCTTCCATCGACGAAGCTTACAACCTTCCAGGTATTGGCAAAGTCTCCCTCGTCGTCAACGCTAGCGGCCTCGGTGCCAAGACTCTCATTGGAGTAGAGGATGAAAAAGTCTATTCAGGTCGTGGTCAGACGGTGCTCGTGCGCGCGCCTGGTTTCAAGGCTTGTATCATGCACACTGAAGGTTTTTACGCCGACCTCGATGAGAGTGGTCGAGAAATCACCCCTCCACCCCCAGCATACATTATCCCTCGTCCCGGCCCTGAAGGCCATGTTGTCCTCGGAGGTGTCTACCAAAAAGACAACTGGTCTACTCTCCCCGACTTGAAAGAGGCGGAGCGTATCCTCAAAGACTGCTACAACCTCGCGCCTGCGCTCGCAGGCCCGAACGGCAAGTCGTGGAAGGATATAGAAATCATTTCGCACAATGTGGGACTAAGACCTGCTCGAGAGGGCGAGCCAAGGTTGGAAATTGAGGAACGAGAAGTTGGTGCAGGTGCAAACAGGGGCAACGGGTATGAGGTCGCTCCCAAGTTTGGCTGTGAAGGCGAGAGGAGGAAAGTGGCGGTTGTGCATGCTTATGGTATTGGATCTGCAGG CTTCCAAGCGAGTTTGGGTATGGCCGAAAAAGCTTCTGATCTCGTTGAAAAGTATCTATCAGGCAGGCGCACGTCAGCGAAATTATAG
- a CDS encoding uncharacterized protein (Similar to TIGR gene model, INSD accession AAW44430.1), whose amino-acid sequence MLRTISFCFRLDTHPAKENIMENGHPHASTSQPPHWALVLRAKALRNAASFGYMIHHYANPAAPSATITRWIDCTLGEKKGKKVIRLDVYVPKGVKLGSAEPANRPGVIIFHGGGFVLGHGTDDARWAGAVCEKMGAVAIAVSYRLAPEFPFPTPVEDCASSILHVTEHAKAYGTDPTKLFISGFSAGGNLAFSSYHLLHTPSKWGYTLPIDPPPIRGIITFYPLLDYSLTRPEKRAACEKPEFTLAPSLTTLFDSSYLPPGVDLLDSRLSPGIAPDGMIEKLPSVHLAICEYDMLHAEGVKFKQRLESKGIDVSMREIKGEKHAWDKPPPMSPKPSVKEEYDATIEIMKRWLDEKTK is encoded by the coding sequence ATGCTGCGAACTATCTCTTTTTGTTTCCGACTTGATACCCATCCAGCAAAAGAGAATATTATGGAGAACGGTCACCCTCACGCCTCCACTAGTCAACCTCCCCACTGGGCTCTCGTTCTTCGTGCCAAAGCTCTTCGAAACGCTGCCTCCTTTGGTTATATGATACACCATTACGCCAACCCTGCCGCGCCTTCTGCCACAATCACCAGATGGATCGACTGTACATTAGGTGAgaaaaaggggaagaaggttATTAGGCTGGATGTCTACGTGCCAAAGGGTGTCAAATTGGGTTCTGCGGAACCAGCTAATCGCCCAGGAGTGATCATATTCCATGGAGGCGGATTTGTGCTTGGTCACGGAACAGATGATGCTCGCTGGGCAGGGGCAGTCTGTGAGAAAATGGGAGCTGTCGCCATTGCAGTTTCATATCGACTTGCTCCCGAATTCCCTTTTCCCACACCCGTCGAAGATTGTGCTTCGTCCATTCTACATGTCACAGAGCATGCCAAGGCTTACGGTACTGACCCTACAAAGCTTTTTATCTCTGGATTCTCAGCCGGCGGGAATCTCGCCTTCTCATCATATCATCTCCTCCATACGCCTAGCAAATGGGGTTATACTCTCCCTATCGATCCACCACCTATCAGGGGCATCATCACATTCTATCCTTTGCTTGACTATTCTCTTACCCGACCCGAAAAACGTGCAGCCTGTGAGAAACCCGAATTCACATTAGCTCCTTCACTCACCACCCTCTTTGATTCGTCTTACCTCCCGCCAGGCGTTGATCTCCTCGATTCTCGACTAAGTCCTGGTATCGCTCCAGATGGGATGATAGAGAAACTTCCATCTGTGCATTTGGCGATTTGCGAGTACGATATGTTGCATGCGGAGGGAGTCAAGTTCAAGCAGAGATTAGAGAGTAAAGGGATCGATGTGAGCATGAGGGAGATCAAGGGCGAGAAGCATGCGTGGGATAAGCCTCCTCCCATGTCGCCAAAGCCTAGCGTGAAGGAAGAGTATGATGCGACAATAGAGATAATGAAGAGATGGCTAGATGAGAAGACAAAATAA
- a CDS encoding Aspartate--tRNA ligase, putative (Similar to TIGR gene model, INSD accession AAW44431.1): MSSTDTTTNPIIKLGRVLKPSNSKSEDRPELARSSTHEKEARHAAEKQREQARQEAKKEMIEHEKHEIQRRRQIADEKAQLEEDPETRASYGDLNELEEITPFEEVIDMPAGTKVNVRSRIHQQRDLSSRLNFILLRQRGFVIQGVLSEHASEHMIKWVQHLPHEAIVQVSGTLREPPKPITAAVDTPLELDIERLYLVETSHDIPFNLAHGDRPPQSTRLRNRTLDLRHPTTQAIFKIRAKVLKVFRDTLDDLGFLEINTPKLQPSATESGAEVFRVNYFGRKAFLAQSPQLMKQMAISADFRRVYEIGPVFRAENSNTHRHLTEYTGLDIEMTIQQEYYEVFRVLDIILRNIFKAIKGMKLELDRVREFFPSDDFQLPEETPIIPFHEAVQMLRDDGRDVEEEDFSTPDEIRLGELIKEKLGTDYYVIDKFPVSARPFYTANDGKITNSFDMFIRGQEICTGGQRINDPKKLRESMEESGINEDEMAEYLQAFDWGMPPHGGAGLGVERIVTFFLNLPDVRLSTLWHRDPHSLPTKPPSLPHGDADTLKKIDPNDPPPVENLIANYGDATNTSWLDDRFDIWRDRETGAAIGYSTKNNKFCMITGDPLCDDGQKKQVTRRFLDFVRGEVKMKPVWLLVSEMMMEILVYEFRWRALSCTQEQRSDSDKADPSVVQIAAQKKGVFKVREVEATEEIQKKCDARIKEWSEGRDRKGKQIHLTEVAPWKDTEHRRYFIAQSDHNANEKAENNESGSKKGEQTIDTLVVLARLAPSKGYQLKWALDFPGSPHDAIESTVQAALSAVPGEPVTFGTAVSESLVTKHGIGGLRATFMERTYRSIVKSLSLDKKAGFREKFGVSGDLTYICYPKGGVKLYELKDIVKFFE; encoded by the exons ATGTCCTCTACAGACACAACAACAAATCCTATCATTAAACTTGGTCGCGTTCTCAAACCTTCAAATTCCAAAAGTGAGGACAGACCTGAGCTTGCTCGTTCTTCGACCCATGAAAAGGAGGCAAGACATGCTGCCGAGAAGCAACGTGAACAGGCAAGGCAGGAAGCTAAGAAGGAAATGATAGAGCATGAAAAGCATGAGATACAGCGTCGGCGTCAGATTGCTGATGAGAAAGCTCAACTAGAAGAAGATCCTGAGACTCGGGCAAGCTATGGTGACCTCAATGAGTTGGAGGAGATCACACCGTTTGAAGAAGTGATTGACATGCCTGCTGGAACAAAGGTTAACGTCCGAAGTCGTATCCACCAGCAACGGGACCTCTCTTCCCGCCTCAACTttattcttcttcgtcaACGAGGATTTGTCATTCAAGGTGTCCTTTCTGAGCACGCTTCGGAGCACATGATCAAGTGGGTCCAACACCTCCCCCATGAGGCCATTGTTCAAGTCTCCGGTACCCTTCGCGAACCCCCCAAACCCATCACAGCTGCCGTCGACACTCCTTTAGAACTCGACATTGAGCGTCTATACCTCGTGGAGACTTCTCACGATATCCCATTCAATCTCGCGCACGGTGACCGACCTCCTCAGAGCACTCGTCTTCGTAATCGTACTCTTGACTTGCGACACCCGACCACCCAAGCGATCTTCAAAATTCGTGCAAAGGTGTTAAAGGTCTTCAGGGATACTCTCGATGATTTGGGCTTTTTGGAAATCAACACGCCTAAGCTACAACCTTCGGCGACAGAGAGTGGTGCAGAGGTGTTTCGGGTGAACTATTTTGGGCGAAAAGCCTTCCTGGCTCAGAGTCCTCAGCTGATGAAACAGATGGCAATTTCGGCTGACTTCCGTCGTGTTTACGAG ATAGGACCTGTTTTCCGTGCAGAGAACAGCAACACTCACCGACACCTTACCGAGTACACCGGTTTGGATATTGAGATGACTATCCAACAAGAGTACTATGAAGTCTTCCGAGTCCTCGATATTATTCTTCGTAACATCTTCAAGGCCATCAAAGGCATGAAGCTTGAGCTTGATCGGGTCCGAGAGTTCTTCCCCAGCGATGACTTCCAGCTTCCGGAAGAGACACCTATCATTCCCTTCCATGAGGCCGTGCAAATGTTGCGTGACGACGGTCGAGatgttgaagaagaagatttcTCTACGCCTGACGAGATTCGTCTTGGTGAACTAATCAAGGAGAAGCTCGGTACCGATTACTATGTTATTGACAAGTTCCCTGTGTCTGCCCGACCATTCTACACTGCCAACGACGGGAAAATCACCAACTCCTTTGACATGTTCATCCGAGGCCAAGAAATCTGCACCGGGGGTCAGCGTATTAATGACCCCAAGAAGCTTCGTGAGAGCATGGAGGAGTCGGGTATCAATGAAGACGAGATGGCAGAGTATCTCCAGGCGTTCGACTGGGGTATGCCTCCACATGGCGGTGCGGGCCTTGGTGTTGAGCGTATCGTTaccttcttcctcaactTGCCAGACGTGCGATTGTCTACCCTGTGGCACCGCGATCCCCACTCTTTGCCCACCAAACCCCCTAGTCTTCCACATGGCGATGCAGACACTCTTAAAAAGATTGATCCTAACGACCCTCCTCCTGTCGAGAATCTCATTGCCAATTATGGTGATGCCACCAATACTTCATGGCTTGACGACCGGTTCGACATTTGGCGAGACCGTGAGACTGGTGCCGCAATTGGCTACTCTACTAAGAACAACAAGTTCTGCATGATCACTGGTGACCCCTTATGCGACGATGGCCAGAAGAAGCAGGTGACAAGGAGGTTCCTCGACTTTGTTAGGGGTGAAGTCAAGATGAAACCCGTGTGGTTATTGGTCTCtgagatgatgatggagaTTTTGGTATATGAGTTTAGGTGGCGAGCGTTGAGTTGTACTCAGGAGCAGCGAAGTGATTCCGACAAGGCAGACCCTAGCGTCGTCCAAATCGCTGcgcagaagaagggagTGTTCAAGGTCAGAGAGGTAGAGGCCACAGAGGAAATTCAGAAGAAGTGTGATGCGCGGATCAAAGAGTGGAGCGAAGGGAGAGATCGCAAGGGCAAGCAGATACATCTTACAGAGGTCGCCCCTTGGAAAGATACCGAGCACAGGCGGTACTTTATTGCCCAATCTGACCACAACGCAAATGAAAAGGCCGAGAATAACGAGTCCGGGAGCAAGAAGGGTGAGCAAACCATCGACACCCTTGTCGTTCTTGCTCGTCTTGCGCCTTCAAAGGGATACCAGCTTAAGTGGGCTCTCGATTTCCCCGGTTCTCCACACGACGCTATCGAGTCCACCGTCCAAGCTGCTTTGTCTGCCGTTCCAGGTGAACCTGTTACTTTTGGTACTGCAGTATCTGAAAGTTTAGTGACCAAGCACGGTATTGGAGGTCTCCGAGCGACCTTCATGGAGAGGACTTATAGGAGTATTGTTAAGAGTTTGTCGTTGGACAAGAAGGCAGGATTTAGGGAGAAGTTTGGTGTAAGCGGCGATCTCACCTATATCTGTTACCCGAAGGGAGGTGTGAAGTTGTACGAGTTGAAAGACATTGTCAAATTTTTCGAGTAG